The genomic segment CCGCTTGCCCAGCACAATCTCGTTGATCCGCCGCGGCGGCACACTGAGGCTCTTGGCCGGAGCCCCGTTGGCCCTTGGAAGTCTATCCGGTACCGAATTTCGGGGTAGGACGCATCGTTCTTCGCGGCAACCCCTTGCATGCCGCGAACGCTTGCGTTACACTACTGAACCATATGGTTCAGTATCTGACGACCCGACTTGATACTGCGTTCGCCGCGCTCTCGGACGCCACGCGGCGTGGCGTTCTGGAGCAGCTCGGCCGAGCCGACGCTTCGATCACGGACCTTGCCGAGAAGTTCCACATGACGCTCACGGGCATGAAGAAGCACGTCGGCGTTCTGGAGCAGGCGGGGCTCGTCACCACGAAGAAGATCGGACGCGTGCGGTCGTGCCAGCTGGGCCCGCGCCGATTGGAGGAAGAGACGGCCTGGCTCGAGAGGTATCGCCAGCGCTGGGACGAACGCTTCGACGAGTTGGACAAGGTTGTCGAGGAACTCACACGAAAGGAGAAGAGCGATGAACGCAAGAAACGAAAGTGAGCCCGGCCCCGTGAAGAACCGCACCACGGTGGAACGGAAGTCGGACCGCGAGGTGGTTGTCACACGGACCATCAACGGCCCGGCGCGCATCGTGTTCGAGGCATTTACCAAGGCCGAGCTGCTCAAGCGTTGGTGGGTGCCCAAGTCGATGAAAATGACCCTGCTGTCCTGCGAGGTGGATGCTCGTGTCGGAGGCAAGTACCGATTGGTATTCGACCACGGTGGCCCCGAGCCTGCCGCGTTTTTCGGCACGTATGTCGAAGTGAAGCCGTATTCGCGCCTGGCGTGGACCAATGAGGAAGGCGAGGCCGGGCCTGTCACCACGGTGACCTTCGAGGAAAAGGGCGGCAAGACGCTGGTGGTCCTGCATGAGAACTATCCTTCGAAGGAAGCGCTCGACGCTGCCGGCACCGGAGCAGCCGATGCAATGGGCGAGACGTTCGATCAGCTGGACGAGCTTCTCGTCGCCTTGGGTGAGAGCTCGGGGCAGTAACAGAGACGTGGATCTCGCGGTCGGTCGTCCGATAGTCCCGGCTCACACTGGCTGGGGCTATCGGGTCCCACGGTACGTAGTCTCATCTGTCCCGACATGAGTGCGTGGGCGCCATCTGACGACTCGCGCCTCAGCGGGCGGGCCGGCCGCGGGACCCGCCAGCCATCACCAACCCAGCGTTACCCCGAAGCGTTAGGCGAGCGTCACGCGGCCGTGCCCGCCGCTGCAGGCGCGAGTTAGACAGCGGCCGACGGCTGAGCCGCGCTTCCGCCTCGCTCATGGACGCTTCAGGAATCTGAAGTACAAGGCGCCGCATGCGAGGACGATTCCGACATTCACCGCCAGCCGTTCCCAGAACCGGTGCCTGAAGAACAAGACATCGACCACGACGATCCCAACTGCCATCAGCATGACGTAGAGTGCGGTGGTCGTGTGGCTTCTCATTTCGGTCCCCGCCCAGAAATTCGGCGTACCAGCCGCTGCCTAACGACTCGCGCCTCAGCGGGCGGGCCGGCCCCCCAGCCACACAACACCTGCATTACCTCAATTGCACTCACCAGCCAGTACGAGCCGAAGACGCCCGCCGCTGCAGCGCTGGTTAGGCCGCAGGGGCCGGTCCGAGCGCCCAGAGCATGGCCCACGCTACCAGCAGAGCCACGACTGCAAACACCAGTGCGATGAGCGGCTGGGGCGGCCCCCACACGAGCGCCGAAAGGCCGACCCACGCCGACAGCGTGATCACCCATGCGATTCGCAGCCGCCGGAACAGAGAGCGCCACCGATACCGCGTGACCACGGCCGCGAAGCACAGCAGCCCGCATGCGAGCTGGATCCCCGTCTCCAGTTGCTGCCCGCTTGTCCCCGCCTGGTGGAGGTTGCGCACGCCTCCCGCGACCGTCCACCAGCCCAGGGCGAGGACCAGCAGTGCGGCGCACACGGAAAGCCCGCGCCGCGCTACCAAGCGGTAGTTCAAAGGGAACTCCTCGCCGCCTAACGAC from the Gemmatimonadales bacterium genome contains:
- a CDS encoding SRPBCC domain-containing protein; the protein is MKNRTTVERKSDREVVVTRTINGPARIVFEAFTKAELLKRWWVPKSMKMTLLSCEVDARVGGKYRLVFDHGGPEPAAFFGTYVEVKPYSRLAWTNEEGEAGPVTTVTFEEKGGKTLVVLHENYPSKEALDAAGTGAADAMGETFDQLDELLVALGESSGQ
- a CDS encoding metalloregulator ArsR/SmtB family transcription factor, whose product is MVQYLTTRLDTAFAALSDATRRGVLEQLGRADASITDLAEKFHMTLTGMKKHVGVLEQAGLVTTKKIGRVRSCQLGPRRLEEETAWLERYRQRWDERFDELDKVVEELTRKEKSDERKKRK